From Streptomyces griseorubiginosus, one genomic window encodes:
- a CDS encoding TetR/AcrR family transcriptional regulator gives MPLERIVATALRIVDEEGSDALSMRTLAQRLGSGTATLYRHFDNRAALVAHVVDRMFGVVELNGDELLAMGWERALRTVAHTMFDALARHRNAARLLVEQTPMGANAMVLRERCVAVLLDSGFPPRAAAYAYATLARYVLGFAVQTNRRGGAGQSDDRQSAAAFQSVDPDRFPATATVAGSMPVPIEEEFSFGLELLLSGLARLRDEA, from the coding sequence GTGCCGCTGGAGCGCATCGTTGCCACCGCACTGCGGATCGTGGACGAGGAGGGCTCCGACGCCCTCTCCATGCGGACGCTGGCCCAGCGTCTGGGATCCGGCACGGCGACGCTGTACCGGCACTTCGACAACCGGGCAGCTCTGGTCGCTCACGTGGTGGACCGCATGTTCGGCGTTGTCGAGCTGAACGGCGACGAGCTTCTCGCGATGGGCTGGGAGCGGGCGCTGCGAACGGTCGCGCACACCATGTTCGACGCCTTGGCCCGGCACCGGAACGCGGCGCGCCTGCTGGTCGAGCAGACTCCCATGGGGGCGAACGCCATGGTGCTGCGGGAGCGCTGTGTAGCGGTGCTTCTGGACAGTGGTTTCCCGCCGCGAGCGGCCGCGTACGCGTACGCGACCCTGGCCCGCTACGTCCTCGGGTTCGCCGTGCAGACCAACAGGCGCGGTGGCGCAGGACAATCCGACGACAGACAGTCCGCGGCCGCCTTTCAGAGCGTGGATCCGGACCGGTTCCCGGCCACCGCCACCGTGGCCGGCTCGATGCCGGTTCCGATCGAGGAGGAGTTCTCCTTCGGCCTTGAACTTCTCCTCAGCGGGCTTGCCCGCCTGCGTGACGAGGCCTGA
- a CDS encoding amidohydrolase family protein: MSRVLLRGAQVITMTPGRPDAEHADVLIDGDRIAGIGGNIEALDAEVVDFSGRIVIPGLVNAHLHTWQTALRSVGADWTLMEYLTHLHGECVGHYTPADMHISNLAGALTQLTCGTTTVGDWCHNALSPEHADAAVEGLLQAGIRAVFLHGTPYRSPDTPHPLTEIDRLLDGPVREHALLTLGMAIQGPQYSSVDTAVADFRAGAERGLVVSMHQSGGEPSPGWEAVRDAGLFSPLTNIVHGIDLPDDWLKMLIEAGVTFTTTPENELGQGHGTPITGSLLRLDSAPSLGTDIDTAVPGKVLTAARIALAHQRSLDHAQHRQATGTHAGTASVTARQALAWATVEGAKALGLADQVGRIEVGMQADLVAVDARALNLWPAHDPVATVLHADIANIEAVMVAGVWRKRDHVLLARGLDEVKDRLRESGERLLRNIRAANTQG; this comes from the coding sequence ATGAGCCGCGTACTGCTGCGCGGCGCGCAGGTCATCACGATGACCCCGGGCCGTCCCGACGCCGAGCACGCCGATGTCCTCATCGACGGGGACCGCATCGCCGGCATCGGCGGCAACATCGAGGCGCTCGACGCCGAGGTCGTCGACTTCTCCGGCCGTATCGTCATCCCCGGCCTGGTCAACGCCCACCTGCACACCTGGCAGACCGCACTGCGCTCCGTCGGCGCCGACTGGACGCTGATGGAGTACCTCACCCACCTGCACGGCGAGTGCGTCGGTCACTACACCCCGGCCGACATGCACATCAGCAACCTCGCCGGCGCACTGACCCAGCTCACCTGCGGTACGACCACCGTGGGCGACTGGTGCCACAACGCCCTGTCGCCCGAACACGCCGACGCGGCCGTCGAGGGCCTGCTCCAGGCCGGGATCCGCGCGGTGTTCCTGCACGGCACCCCCTACCGCTCGCCGGACACACCCCACCCGCTCACCGAGATCGACCGGCTGCTCGACGGGCCCGTGCGCGAGCACGCCCTCCTCACCCTGGGCATGGCCATCCAAGGGCCGCAGTACTCCTCCGTCGACACCGCGGTGGCAGACTTCCGGGCCGGCGCGGAACGCGGCCTCGTCGTCTCGATGCACCAGAGCGGCGGAGAACCCTCGCCCGGCTGGGAAGCCGTGCGCGACGCCGGACTGTTCAGCCCCCTGACCAACATCGTGCACGGAATCGACCTGCCCGACGACTGGCTGAAGATGCTCATCGAAGCGGGCGTCACCTTCACCACCACCCCGGAGAACGAACTCGGCCAAGGACACGGCACGCCCATCACCGGGTCCCTGCTACGCCTGGACTCGGCGCCCTCCCTGGGCACCGACATCGACACCGCCGTACCCGGCAAGGTCCTCACGGCGGCCCGCATCGCCCTGGCCCACCAGCGCAGCCTGGACCACGCCCAGCACCGACAGGCGACCGGCACACACGCAGGCACCGCTTCGGTCACCGCCCGACAGGCACTGGCCTGGGCCACGGTCGAAGGGGCGAAGGCACTGGGCCTGGCCGACCAGGTGGGCCGGATCGAGGTGGGCATGCAAGCGGACCTGGTCGCCGTCGACGCCCGGGCCCTCAACCTGTGGCCGGCCCACGACCCGGTCGCCACGGTCCTGCACGCCGACATCGCCAATATCGAAGCGGTGATGGTCGCCGGCGTCTGGCGGAAGCGGGATCACGTCCTGCTCGCACGCGGCCTCGACGAGGTCAAGGACCGGCTACGCGAGTCCGGAGAGCGACTGCTGCGCAACATCCGAGCCGCCAACACTCAGGGCTGA
- a CDS encoding FAD-dependent oxidoreductase encodes MRNPQVIDVLVIGAGPSGSTVAIDLVRRGFDVRIVDRSPHAFDGSRAKGIQPRSLEVLEDLGALDDVLAGGSTYPKLGIHAGPLAVPWKMFTHREATPDVPYPNTWLIPQFRTDRALHARLCELGREIEFGKELTELTQDEDTVVAKVVGADGVEEIVARYAVGADGGSSAVRKQLDIGFVGTTDEADRVLIVDASVSGLARNRWHMWPGLGGKLVGACPLPHSDMFQWMIRLTPDEKPPQEIGAIIDRIHSHTRNRHIQLHDIHWQSVFRPNIRLAQHYGRGRVFLVGDAAHVHTPAGAQGLNTGMQDGYNLAWKLGQVLAGADPALLDTYEAERQPIAAGVLGLSTEKWGGIAKLDPSSMKRGKDEQQLSLTYYGGPLAPADGDSSDTSTLHVGDRAPDARLLGADGAETRLFNLFQGPHFTAIAYGPGAARDLELLNWPTTGAQLKRLTVGSAAGFSDPRNTLRSAYGLNGDTLLLIRPDGYVGHIATRDFLTSTQAAVRAMTPRARSRTMSQQSRTSPGSGANA; translated from the coding sequence ATGAGGAACCCGCAGGTCATCGACGTACTGGTCATCGGGGCGGGTCCCTCGGGCTCTACCGTGGCGATCGACCTCGTACGGCGCGGATTCGACGTACGGATCGTCGACAGGTCCCCGCATGCATTCGACGGCTCGCGTGCCAAAGGCATCCAGCCCCGCAGCCTCGAAGTCCTCGAGGACCTCGGCGCCCTCGACGACGTGCTGGCCGGCGGCAGCACCTACCCCAAGCTCGGGATCCACGCGGGCCCCCTTGCCGTGCCCTGGAAGATGTTCACCCACCGGGAGGCGACCCCGGACGTCCCGTACCCGAACACCTGGTTGATCCCGCAGTTCCGCACGGACCGCGCCCTGCACGCCCGGCTCTGCGAGCTCGGCCGCGAGATCGAGTTCGGCAAGGAACTGACCGAGCTGACGCAGGACGAGGACACGGTGGTCGCCAAGGTGGTGGGCGCGGACGGGGTCGAAGAGATCGTCGCCCGCTATGCCGTGGGGGCCGACGGCGGCTCCAGTGCGGTGCGCAAGCAGCTCGACATCGGTTTCGTGGGGACGACGGACGAGGCCGACCGCGTGCTGATCGTGGATGCCTCCGTCAGTGGCCTGGCCCGCAACCGGTGGCACATGTGGCCCGGCCTCGGCGGCAAGCTCGTCGGCGCCTGCCCGCTGCCCCACAGCGACATGTTCCAGTGGATGATCCGGCTCACGCCCGACGAGAAGCCGCCCCAGGAGATCGGCGCCATCATCGACCGGATCCACTCCCACACCCGCAACCGGCACATCCAGCTGCACGACATCCACTGGCAGTCCGTGTTCCGGCCCAACATCCGTCTCGCGCAGCACTACGGCCGCGGACGTGTCTTCCTCGTCGGCGACGCCGCGCACGTCCACACCCCGGCCGGTGCCCAGGGCCTGAACACCGGTATGCAGGACGGCTACAACCTCGCCTGGAAGCTCGGCCAGGTACTCGCCGGAGCCGACCCGGCCCTGCTGGACACCTACGAGGCCGAGCGGCAGCCCATCGCCGCCGGGGTCCTGGGACTGTCCACGGAGAAATGGGGCGGCATCGCCAAGCTCGACCCCTCCAGCATGAAGCGCGGCAAGGACGAGCAGCAGCTCTCCCTGACCTACTACGGCGGCCCGCTCGCCCCCGCCGACGGCGACAGCAGCGACACCAGCACGCTGCACGTGGGCGACCGCGCGCCGGACGCCCGACTGCTCGGCGCCGACGGCGCCGAGACCCGCCTGTTCAACCTCTTCCAGGGACCGCACTTCACCGCCATCGCCTACGGCCCCGGCGCCGCCCGGGACCTCGAACTCCTCAACTGGCCGACGACAGGCGCCCAGCTGAAGCGACTCACGGTCGGATCGGCCGCGGGCTTCTCCGACCCCCGGAACACGCTGCGCAGTGCCTACGGCCTGAACGGCGACACGCTGCTGCTGATCCGTCCCGACGGCTACGTCGGGCACATCGCCACCCGGGACTTCCTCACCAGCACACAGGCGGCCGTGCGGGCAATGACACCACGAGCAAGGAGCCGCACCATGTCCCAGCAGAGCCGCACCTCCCCCGGTTCGGGGGCCAACGCATGA
- a CDS encoding TetR/AcrR family transcriptional regulator, with protein sequence MPSPAASSNRFERRRAVTRHALIRAARQILAENGDTSASIQAIAERADVGFGSFYNHFDSKTELFEAAVVDALEEFGQNFDEHLTGIDDPAELVASGFRLSARMADSHPELMQVLRRRGLGHIHSDNGLARRALRDLEAGLASGRFTPVDPAVALSALGGTLLSLAELRFARPDLDGDQAAIDLAEMVLRMLGVPPSDAHEVARRPLPDTAAQATPTR encoded by the coding sequence ATGCCTAGCCCAGCCGCCTCCAGCAACCGGTTCGAGCGGCGCCGCGCCGTGACCCGTCACGCGCTCATTCGCGCCGCCCGGCAGATACTCGCCGAGAACGGCGACACCAGCGCCAGCATCCAGGCGATCGCCGAACGCGCGGATGTCGGCTTCGGCTCCTTCTACAACCACTTCGACTCCAAGACGGAGCTGTTCGAGGCGGCGGTGGTGGACGCCCTGGAGGAGTTCGGCCAGAACTTCGACGAGCACCTGACCGGGATCGACGACCCGGCGGAACTCGTCGCGTCCGGCTTCCGGCTCAGTGCCCGCATGGCCGACTCCCACCCGGAGCTGATGCAGGTCCTGCGCCGCCGCGGCCTCGGCCACATCCACTCGGACAACGGCCTGGCCCGCCGGGCCCTGCGCGACCTCGAGGCCGGTCTCGCCTCCGGCCGCTTCACCCCCGTCGACCCGGCGGTCGCCCTGTCCGCACTCGGCGGCACCCTGCTGTCCTTGGCGGAACTGAGATTCGCCCGCCCCGACCTGGACGGCGACCAGGCCGCGATCGACCTCGCCGAGATGGTCCTGCGCATGCTGGGCGTACCCCCGTCCGACGCACACGAGGTCGCCCGGCGCCCCCTCCCTGACACCGCCGCACAGGCCACCCCCACTCGGTAA
- a CDS encoding fumarylacetoacetate hydrolase family protein: MSTNVLRTADGWWVIRGDRAVPVDTKAVTTAELIADRDAVREAALSGEAGTPVAGLDALSPVTTPCRVVAQMVNYRSHARDSGFTGDIPPAFFRKASGSVSGPGEAVVRPSHVKFLDYEIELGLVMGAPLPVGTVVEERDLPTYVAGLVITNDVSAREIQLTRTQFYESKSYPTFTPTGPYLALLEPEDFVHLPDLRLKLSVNGELRQDRTLADMIVRPAQALTLLARFQTLDPGDLLLTGTPGGTALKAPPKPVEKIGALLPPAVKWKAFFKSQAKNPHYLSPGDVIAATIATPDGRIDLGEQRTPVTDAK, from the coding sequence ATGAGCACCAACGTCCTGCGCACCGCCGACGGCTGGTGGGTGATCCGCGGCGACCGGGCCGTCCCGGTCGACACTAAGGCCGTCACCACCGCCGAGCTGATCGCCGACCGGGACGCCGTACGGGAGGCGGCTCTCTCCGGTGAGGCGGGCACTCCGGTCGCCGGCCTGGACGCGCTCTCGCCCGTCACCACGCCCTGCCGGGTGGTCGCCCAGATGGTCAACTACCGCAGCCACGCCCGTGACTCGGGCTTCACCGGCGACATCCCGCCCGCCTTCTTCCGCAAGGCGTCCGGCTCGGTCAGCGGCCCGGGCGAGGCCGTCGTCCGTCCCTCCCACGTCAAGTTCCTCGACTACGAGATCGAGCTCGGCCTGGTCATGGGGGCACCGCTGCCCGTCGGCACCGTGGTCGAGGAACGGGACCTGCCGACGTACGTCGCCGGACTGGTGATCACGAACGACGTCAGCGCCCGCGAGATCCAGCTGACCAGGACGCAGTTCTACGAGAGCAAGTCGTACCCCACCTTCACGCCGACCGGGCCCTACCTGGCCCTGCTGGAGCCGGAGGACTTCGTCCATCTCCCGGACCTGCGGCTGAAGTTGTCCGTCAACGGCGAGCTGCGTCAGGACCGCACCCTCGCCGACATGATCGTCCGCCCGGCCCAGGCACTGACCCTCCTGGCACGCTTCCAGACACTGGACCCCGGCGACCTGCTGCTCACCGGGACGCCCGGTGGTACGGCACTCAAGGCCCCGCCGAAACCGGTCGAGAAGATCGGCGCGCTGCTGCCGCCCGCCGTGAAATGGAAGGCGTTCTTCAAGAGCCAGGCGAAGAACCCGCACTACCTCAGCCCGGGCGACGTGATCGCAGCGACGATCGCGACCCCGGACGGCCGGATCGACCTCGGCGAGCAGCGCACCCCCGTCACGGACGCGAAATGA
- a CDS encoding alpha/beta hydrolase, with protein sequence MSIWSEPQPDSRFVAVGGLQIHYKRAGRGPALVLLHGSASSLQHFDHAAALLSESFDVIRPDLPGCGLTGPRTDRDYRIPAYTATVADFLEALGVPYYAVAGSSLGGNIAWNLALDQPERVTGLVLVNATGYPEKEVPAGLRLTRNPLLRPLLRRVMPRAAIERNLRANVGPHSTIVDDAMVDRAHQLMNRPGNRSAFVDFCNTDQPDRSAQIPRITAPTLVLRSAAIDGQHFTSDIPGAEELVHPHGGHLLPEEEPRWVSDAITQFLRSSTDTPTH encoded by the coding sequence ATGAGTATCTGGTCTGAGCCGCAACCCGATTCCCGGTTCGTGGCAGTGGGTGGACTGCAGATCCACTACAAGCGCGCCGGACGCGGCCCCGCACTCGTCCTGCTGCACGGCAGCGCCTCGTCGCTTCAACACTTCGACCACGCGGCGGCCCTGCTGTCGGAGTCGTTCGACGTCATCCGCCCCGACCTGCCGGGGTGCGGCCTGACAGGCCCTCGCACGGATCGCGACTACCGCATCCCCGCCTACACCGCGACGGTGGCGGACTTCCTGGAGGCACTGGGCGTGCCGTACTACGCGGTGGCGGGCAGCTCACTGGGCGGCAACATCGCCTGGAACCTCGCGCTGGACCAGCCGGAGCGGGTGACCGGTTTGGTGCTGGTCAATGCCACCGGCTATCCGGAAAAGGAGGTACCGGCAGGCCTGCGCCTGACCCGCAACCCGCTCCTGCGCCCTCTGTTGCGGCGAGTGATGCCCCGCGCCGCCATCGAGCGCAACCTGCGCGCGAACGTCGGCCCACACTCGACCATCGTGGACGACGCCATGGTGGACCGCGCCCACCAGCTCATGAACCGACCGGGCAACCGCTCGGCGTTCGTCGACTTCTGCAACACCGACCAGCCCGACCGCAGCGCGCAGATCCCCCGCATCACCGCACCCACGCTCGTCCTGCGCAGCGCGGCCATCGACGGTCAGCACTTCACCAGCGACATTCCCGGCGCCGAGGAGCTCGTGCACCCGCACGGCGGTCACCTGCTGCCCGAAGAGGAGCCCCGGTGGGTCTCGGACGCGATAACGCAGTTCCTCCGCTCCTCCACCGACACCCCCACGCACTGA
- a CDS encoding VOC family protein — protein MSETRSPGAAVRTAHQDLHSEQGALRGEHPGRSRNPVIKVADLAWLEFEKPDLDRAEVFARDFGFGVAARTERELWLRGTFAGSPCMVIRRGRSSRFIGPAFRAAERSDLERLARATGSDVRDVDVPGGGKVVDLLDPSGFPVRVVHCGEQLAALPEQQPRLLNFGTAHRRTNTAQRPPREPSRIQRLGHLVLETRVFARALDWYLDTLGMIVSDFLFLDGQRDRGPTMAFIRCDLGSVPADHHTLAMHLGPGTGYVHSAYQVTDLDSIAAGGEYLNERGYRRSWGIGRHIQGSQLFDYWRDPDHFMLEHFADGDLFSHDVEPGWAPLSASGLAQWGPPATRDFLGASPSPAKVREVLHALRGDNELDADRLLGLMKAMNS, from the coding sequence ATGTCTGAAACCCGCAGTCCCGGGGCCGCTGTCAGAACCGCCCACCAGGACCTGCACAGCGAACAGGGCGCCCTGCGAGGTGAGCACCCTGGCCGTTCCCGGAACCCCGTGATCAAGGTGGCGGACCTGGCCTGGCTGGAGTTCGAGAAGCCCGACCTGGACCGCGCCGAGGTCTTCGCGCGGGACTTCGGGTTCGGGGTCGCGGCGCGCACGGAGCGCGAGTTGTGGCTGCGCGGCACCTTCGCCGGCTCACCGTGCATGGTGATCCGGCGCGGACGGTCCTCCCGTTTCATCGGCCCGGCGTTCCGGGCGGCCGAGCGGTCCGACCTGGAGCGGCTGGCCAGGGCCACCGGGTCCGACGTGCGAGATGTGGACGTGCCCGGTGGCGGCAAGGTGGTCGACCTGCTCGACCCGTCCGGCTTCCCGGTGCGGGTGGTGCACTGCGGCGAGCAGTTGGCGGCGCTCCCCGAGCAGCAGCCGCGGCTCCTGAACTTCGGCACCGCTCACCGTCGCACGAACACCGCGCAGCGCCCGCCGCGCGAGCCGTCCCGGATCCAACGGCTGGGTCATCTGGTGCTGGAGACACGGGTGTTCGCGCGGGCGCTGGACTGGTACCTGGACACCCTCGGGATGATCGTGTCCGACTTCCTGTTCCTGGACGGGCAGCGAGACCGGGGCCCGACGATGGCGTTCATCCGCTGCGACCTGGGCAGCGTGCCCGCCGACCACCACACGCTCGCGATGCACCTGGGCCCGGGCACGGGGTACGTCCACTCCGCCTACCAGGTCACCGACCTGGACTCGATCGCGGCGGGCGGCGAGTACCTGAACGAACGTGGCTACCGGCGCAGTTGGGGTATCGGCCGGCACATCCAGGGCAGCCAGCTGTTCGACTACTGGCGCGACCCGGACCACTTCATGCTGGAGCACTTCGCCGACGGCGACCTGTTCTCCCACGACGTCGAGCCCGGCTGGGCGCCGCTGTCGGCGAGCGGGCTGGCCCAGTGGGGGCCGCCCGCCACCCGGGACTTCCTGGGCGCGAGCCCGTCCCCCGCCAAGGTCCGCGAGGTGCTGCACGCCCTGCGCGGCGACAACGAACTCGACGCCGACCGTCTGCTGGGCCTGATGAAAGCGATGAACTCATGA
- a CDS encoding alpha/beta hydrolase, with the protein MKYFVAPGEDRQLTAESRQALRGSFAELSDGVTHYELKGPEDGELVVMAGGLTIPLFYWDALVTELNARGLRTLTCSAYGRGYSDRVRARYDETLFTRQLAELIERLGLSTRPLHLIGTSMGALVAMTYAARYRASVSTLTVVGPAGLARPRPTSPHRLLRNDLLAGVVARRRGRQILQGHLGHNVRDPQLGAKLTDMVLDAFRFEGSLYAVFDTLQHLPVSGRDDLFRQTGALGIPTLLLWGDEDDVTPLTHLETARALLAPQQRHVVPRCGHMAPFERPGLVADQIVPFVAARTERLDS; encoded by the coding sequence ATGAAGTACTTCGTCGCACCGGGCGAGGACCGACAGCTCACCGCTGAATCGCGGCAAGCCCTGCGCGGCAGTTTCGCCGAGCTCTCCGACGGCGTCACGCACTACGAGCTGAAGGGCCCCGAGGACGGCGAGCTGGTCGTGATGGCGGGCGGCCTGACCATCCCGCTCTTCTACTGGGACGCCCTTGTGACCGAACTGAACGCCCGCGGGCTGCGGACCCTGACCTGCAGCGCGTACGGCCGGGGCTACTCGGACCGGGTGCGGGCGCGATACGACGAAACCCTCTTCACGCGACAGCTGGCCGAGCTGATCGAACGGCTCGGCCTGTCGACGCGCCCACTGCACCTCATCGGCACCTCCATGGGCGCCCTGGTCGCCATGACCTACGCCGCCCGGTACCGCGCGTCGGTGTCCACCCTGACCGTCGTCGGACCCGCCGGTCTCGCCAGACCGCGACCGACCTCACCTCACCGGCTCCTGCGCAACGACCTGCTCGCCGGAGTCGTCGCCCGCCGGCGTGGCCGCCAGATCCTCCAGGGCCATCTCGGGCACAACGTCCGCGACCCTCAACTCGGCGCGAAACTGACGGACATGGTCCTCGACGCCTTCCGCTTCGAGGGCTCGCTGTACGCGGTCTTCGACACGTTGCAGCACCTGCCGGTCTCCGGCCGGGACGACCTCTTCCGGCAGACGGGCGCGCTGGGCATTCCCACACTGCTCCTGTGGGGCGACGAGGACGACGTCACCCCACTGACCCACCTCGAGACGGCTCGTGCCCTGCTCGCGCCCCAGCAACGGCACGTCGTTCCTCGCTGTGGGCACATGGCCCCCTTCGAGCGCCCGGGCCTCGTGGCCGATCAGATCGTCCCGTTCGTGGCCGCACGCACCGAAAGGCTTGACTCATGA
- a CDS encoding MFS transporter, whose product MTTTPHQDTEAPVATGRGGTRGVLFAMCLSLVLVVASVSALNLALPDLAIDLSASNGALTWIADAYTVALAALVLPLGAIGDRLGRRNVLIVGTVVFGTASLAASCADSTSTLIVWRAVMGLGAAMIMPGTLSTITAAFPPEERSKGVATWSGFAAAGAIIGMLAAGALLEQFSWRSIFVTSAAVALAAALAAALLAPNTKDAHPHRPDLAGAITTAVAIGTLVFAIIEGNEQGWTEPVVIGAFVVTAASFAAYAYLGLRTEHPLLDPALFGIRGFRAGAITVLVQFMAVFGFFFVGLQYLQLILEYSPLKAAVALVPVALAVLPTSLVTPHLVHRFGMKAVMSVGLLLLATGLYAISLLGVDSGYLPFLGGLVAAGFGIGLSGAVGTAAITGSLGRGQQGVASAMNDTTREVGSAIGIALMGSIYGSHYRSSLPHSVDQLPAGAAESVRHSAAAGLHVADQLDTRGAALAEGVKSAFMDGLSASLIAVSVVVVAAAIGALLRAPKTPPTAD is encoded by the coding sequence ATGACCACCACCCCCCACCAGGACACCGAGGCGCCCGTCGCCACCGGACGCGGCGGAACCCGCGGTGTGCTGTTCGCGATGTGCCTGTCGCTCGTCCTGGTCGTCGCGTCCGTCTCCGCTCTCAACCTCGCCCTGCCCGACCTGGCCATCGACCTGTCGGCCTCCAACGGGGCCCTGACCTGGATCGCCGACGCCTACACCGTCGCCCTGGCCGCCCTCGTGCTGCCGCTCGGCGCGATCGGCGACCGCCTGGGCCGCCGTAACGTGCTGATCGTCGGCACAGTGGTCTTCGGCACCGCGTCCCTGGCCGCCTCGTGCGCGGACTCCACCAGCACGCTGATCGTCTGGCGTGCCGTCATGGGCCTGGGCGCCGCGATGATCATGCCGGGAACGCTGTCGACGATCACCGCGGCCTTCCCGCCCGAGGAACGCTCCAAGGGCGTGGCCACCTGGTCGGGCTTCGCGGCCGCCGGCGCGATCATCGGCATGCTCGCCGCCGGTGCCCTGTTGGAACAGTTCTCCTGGCGCTCGATCTTCGTCACCAGTGCCGCCGTCGCCCTGGCCGCCGCGCTCGCCGCCGCCCTGCTGGCCCCCAACACCAAGGACGCCCACCCGCACCGCCCGGACCTGGCCGGAGCGATCACCACCGCCGTGGCCATCGGCACCCTGGTCTTCGCGATCATCGAGGGCAACGAGCAGGGCTGGACGGAGCCCGTGGTGATCGGCGCCTTCGTCGTCACGGCGGCCTCCTTCGCCGCATACGCCTACCTGGGCCTGCGCACCGAGCACCCACTGCTCGACCCCGCCCTGTTCGGCATCCGGGGTTTCCGGGCGGGCGCCATCACCGTCCTGGTGCAGTTCATGGCCGTCTTCGGGTTCTTCTTCGTCGGCCTGCAGTACCTGCAACTCATCCTGGAATACAGCCCGTTGAAGGCCGCCGTCGCCCTTGTCCCGGTCGCGCTGGCGGTGCTGCCCACCTCGCTGGTCACCCCGCACCTGGTCCACCGGTTCGGCATGAAGGCGGTCATGTCCGTCGGCCTGCTGCTGCTCGCCACCGGCCTGTACGCGATCTCTCTTCTCGGTGTCGACTCCGGCTACCTGCCCTTCCTCGGCGGCCTGGTCGCGGCGGGCTTCGGCATCGGCCTGAGCGGTGCCGTCGGTACGGCGGCCATCACCGGCTCCCTCGGCCGGGGGCAGCAGGGCGTCGCCTCCGCCATGAACGACACCACCCGCGAGGTCGGTTCGGCGATCGGGATCGCCCTCATGGGCTCGATCTACGGAAGCCACTACCGGTCCTCCCTGCCTCACTCCGTCGATCAACTCCCCGCCGGTGCGGCCGAGTCCGTACGTCACTCGGCGGCCGCCGGCCTCCACGTCGCCGACCAGCTCGACACCCGGGGAGCCGCCCTCGCCGAGGGCGTCAAGAGCGCCTTCATGGACGGCTTGTCCGCCTCCCTGATCGCCGTGAGCGTCGTCGTGGTCGCCGCAGCGATCGGCGCCCTGCTGCGCGCACCGAAGACACCACCGACGGCCGACTGA
- a CDS encoding discoidin domain-containing protein — translation MRPSSPRNACVTATPPRSPTPPATGQGGRRRQPRLERRSPVHPVRLRRLTLTSPSGTTARVGVPTYRGSSPVIKANGTTVFTGGSSTGSVTGLAYASKDSSYSSYVYSTLQPGTWTFTVTGAGRLDDLALGRPVSSNSSLENGDWGKNRLTDGKLTSVTGAKGYTSNDFPAADVSANPVWMEIDLGADTDLDAVCLFPRTDTPAVGGATAGFPVDFTIQVRADSATAYTTVRTVTAEPNPGGLVQTYGFKTTTDSANRA, via the coding sequence GTGCGGCCATCGTCGCCGAGGAACGCATGCGTAACCGCTACGCCGCCCAGGTCGCCGACCCCGCCTGCTACAGGACAAGGCGGGCGGCGCCGACAACCACGCCTGGAACGGCGGTCCCCTGTACACCCTGTCCGCCTACGCCGCCTGACCCTCACCTCCCCCAGCGGAACCACCGCGCGGGTCGGGGTCCCGACGTACCGCGGCTCGTCACCGGTCATCAAGGCCAACGGAACCACCGTCTTCACCGGCGGCTCCTCCACCGGCAGCGTCACCGGCCTCGCCTACGCGAGCAAGGACTCCTCGTACTCCTCGTACGTCTACTCCACCCTCCAGCCGGGCACCTGGACATTCACGGTCACCGGCGCCGGCCGCCTCGACGACCTCGCCCTCGGCCGACCCGTCTCCAGCAACAGCAGCCTGGAGAACGGCGACTGGGGCAAGAACCGGCTCACCGACGGCAAGCTCACCAGCGTGACCGGCGCCAAGGGCTACACGAGCAACGACTTCCCCGCCGCCGACGTCAGCGCCAACCCCGTCTGGATGGAGATCGACCTCGGCGCCGACACCGACCTCGACGCCGTATGCCTCTTCCCGCGCACGGACACTCCTGCGGTCGGCGGAGCCACCGCGGGCTTCCCCGTCGACTTCACGATCCAGGTCCGGGCCGACAGCGCCACCGCGTACACCACCGTCCGCACGGTCACCGCCGAACCCAACCCGGGCGGGCTGGTCCAGACGTACGGCTTCAAGACCACCACCGATTCTGCGAACCGTGCCTGA